A window of the Dioscorea cayenensis subsp. rotundata cultivar TDr96_F1 chromosome 14, TDr96_F1_v2_PseudoChromosome.rev07_lg8_w22 25.fasta, whole genome shotgun sequence genome harbors these coding sequences:
- the LOC120275173 gene encoding pre-mRNA-splicing factor ATP-dependent RNA helicase DEAH7-like isoform X1, translating to MEDGEVVDINATSTTLEPDKSTRGGLCLPDKDRLTFRPPRPKSTLGLDKLASVKRGSNDERNYKVHSERQISASSSIDEYEMFGSSGLEDLTSVSEQREHSHASRRYRGAKIEEKSHLGEGHQSTSSKRLNESPQNDEPPNSRNSRTAHPQGHGKHRGKYFSTDDREHHSRQHDHKILGHKQKGPENYARKRSRHEHISRTPGRSDWDDGRWQWDDTPRHDGRDSHSISYKPNRFSPSPMLAGASPDARLVSPWLGGNTPRSAVTASPWDHIAPSPVPIRASGSSRKASESTSRRRMHQPTSSSVTIWEDNGVDKNNSALEQTYNITDEMRQEMDYNADRAWYDREEINTMFDADSSSIFLGDDASYQKKESELAKKLTRKDGSLMTLAQSKKLSQLTADNAQWEDRQLLRSGAVRGTEVQMEFEDEDERRVILLVHDTKPPFLDGRAVYTKQVEPVMPIKDPTSDMAIISRKGSALVRDIHEKQSMNKSRQRFWELAGSKLGDILGVEKTAEQVDADTAKVGEHGEVDFKEDAKFAQHMKEKGEAVSEFAKSRSIEQQRQYLPIFSVREELLQVVRENQVIVVVGETGSGKTTQLTQYLLEDGYTRNGIVGCTQPRRVAAMSVAKRVSEEMDTKLGDKVGYAIRFEDVTGPDTLIKYMTDGVLLRETLKDSDLDKYRVVIMDEAHERSLSTDVLFGILKKVVARRRDFKLIVTSATLNAQKFSNFFGSVPIFHIPGRTFPVNILYSKTPCEDYVEAAVKQAMTIHITSPPGDVLIFMTGQDEIEATCYALAERMEQLITSTSKAVPKLSILPIYSQLPADLQAKIFQKAEDGARKCIVATNIAETSLTVDGILYVIDTGYGKMKVYNPRMGMDALQVFPVSRAAADQRAGRAGRTGPGTCYRLYTESAYQNEMLPNPVPEIQRTNLGNVVLLLKSLKVENLLDFDFMDPPPQENILNSMYQLWVLGALNNVGSLTDLGWKMVEFPLDPPLAKMLLMGEQLECINEVLTIVSMLSVPSVFFRPKDRAEESDAAREKFFVPESDHLTLLNVYQQWKSNQYRGDWCNDHFLHVKGLKKAREVRSQLLDILKSLHIPLTSCGMDWDVVRKAICSAYFHNSARLKGVGEYVNCRNGMPCHLHPSSALYGLGYTPDYVVYHELILTTKEYMQCVTAVEPQWLAELGPMFFSVKESDTSLLDHKKKQKEEKTAMEEEMEQLRKEKAEEERNKLEKEREKRASQQQQVIMAGLNQASSVFRRPKKMGL from the exons gtTTGGATAAACTTGCTAGTGTGAAAAGGGGATCAAATGATGAAAGAAATTATAAAGTTCATAGCGAAAGACAAATTTCTGCTTCCAGTTCAATTGATGAATATGAGATGTTTGGTTCGTCTGGATTAGAAGATCTCACTAGTGTCTCAGAACAAAGGGAGCATAGTCATGCATCTCGTCGCTACCGTGGAgccaaaattgaagaaaaatcacATCTAG GCGAAGGGCATCAGTCTACTTCCAGCAAAAGGCTAAATGAGTCTCCGCAAAATGAC GAGCCACCAAATTCGAGAAATTCTCGGACTGCTCACCCTCAAGGTCATGGAAAACATAGGGGGAAATACTTTTCTACTGATGATAGAGAACATCATAGTAGACAACATGATCATAAAATACTTGGACATAAGCAGAAGGGTCCTGAGAATTATGCTAGAAAGAGGAGTCGACATGAGCATATTTCAAGGACACCTG GTAGATCTGATTGGGATGATGGAAGATGGCAATGGGATGATACTCCTCGTCACGATGGTCGTGATAGCCACTCTATTTCCTACAAGCCCAATCGTTTCTCACCATCTCCTATGCTAGCTGGGGCATCACCAGATGCACGGTTAGTGTCTCCATGGTTGGGTGGAAATACACCTCGTTCTGCAG TTACAGCTTCACCGTGGGATCATATTGCTCCTTCTCCGGTGCCAATACGTGCATCGGGCTCCTCCAGAAAAGCTTCTGAGTCTACTAGTCGTCGAAGAATGCATCAGCCTACCTCTTCTTCGGTTACAATTTGGGAG GACAATGGGGTTGATAAGAACAATTCGGCACTTGAACAAACATACAACATTACAGATGAAATGCGTCAGGAAATGGATTATAACGCTGATCGGGCATG GTATGACAGAGAAGAAATTAACACGATGTTTGATGCTGATAGCTCATCAATTTTTCTCGGGGATGATGCATCATACCAGAAGAAAGAATCAGAGTTGGCGAAGAAGTTG ACTCGAAAAGATGGATCGCTAATGACCCTTGCCCAAAGTAAGAAGCTGTCACAGCTCACTGCTGATAATGCTCAATGGGAAGACCGGCAGCTTTTGAGATCTGGAGCTGTTAGAGGGACAGAGGTGCAGATGGAATTTGAGGATGAAGATGAGCGCAGAGTTATTCTGCTTGTTCATG ATACAAAGCCTCCTTTCCTTGATGGGAGGGCTGTTTACACAAAGCAGGTGGAGCCTGTCATGCCTATAAAAGATCCCACATCAGACATGGCCATAATATCACGAAAGGGTTCTGCATTGGTGAGGGATATTCATGAAAAGCAAAGCATGAACAAGTCACGGCAACGGTTCTGGGAGCTTGCAGGATCAAAACTTGGAGATATATTAGGTGTTGAGAAAACAGCTGAGCAG GTCGATGCAGATACAGCCAAAGTAGGAGAGCATGGTGAAGTTGACTTCAAGGAAGATGCAAAGTTTGCTCAGCACATGAAGGAAAAGGGTGAAGCTGTCAGTGAATTTGCTAAGTCAAGGTCCATAGAGCAACAAAGGCAATATCTACCTATATTTTCAGTCCGCGAGGAGTTGCTGCAG GTGGTCCGCGAAAATCAGGTTATTGTGGTGGTCGGTGAAACTGGTTCAGGAAAAACCACACAGCTAACACAG TACTTGCTTGAGGATGGGTATACACGGAATGGGATTGTTGGTTGTACCCAACCCAGACGTGTGGCGGCGATGAGTGTTGCAAAGCGAGTAAGTGAAGAAATGGACACTAAATTGGGTGATAAAGTCGGGTATGCCATTAGATTTGAGGATGTTACAGGACCAGACACTTTGATAAAG TACATGACAGATGGTGTACTTCTTCGAGAAACTTTGAAAGACTCTGATCTAGACAAATATCG TGTCGTTATCATGGATGAAGCGCATGAGAGGTCACTAAGTACTGATGTTTTGTTTGGTATACTGAAAAAAGTTGTCGCTCGAAGGCGTGACTTCAAGCTCATTGTTACATCAGCAACACTAAATGCCCAAAAGTTCTCCAACTTTTTCGGAAG TGTGCCAATATTTCACATTCCTGGAAGGACGTTTCCTGTGAACATATTGTACAGTAAAACACCTTGTGAAGACTATGTTGAAGCTGCAGTGAAGCAGGCTATGACAATTCACATAACCAGCCCTCCTGGTGACGTTCTCATCTTCATGACAGGACAGGATGAGATTGAAGCCACCTGTTATGCCCTCGCTGAGCGTATGGAGCAGCTAATTACATCCACCAGCAAGGCTGTGCCCAAGCTTTCCATACTGCCCATATACTCTCAGTTGCCGGCTGACCTGCAAGCTAAAATCTTCCAGAAAGCTGAGGATGGGGCTCGCAAATGCATTGTGGCAACCAACATTGCAGAGACATCTTTAACAGTGGATGGAATCCTGTATGTAATAGACACAGGTTACGGCAAAATGAAAGTCTACAACCCGAGGATGGGTATGGATGCACTCCAAGTTTTTCCAGTCAGCCGAGCAGCAGCTGATCAGCGGGCTGGGAGAGCAGGCAGAACTGGTCCAGGCACATGCTATCGTTTGTACACAGAATCGGCCTACCAAAATGAAATGCTCCCAAACCCTGTTCCGGAAATCCAGAGGACCAACCTTGGTAATGTTGTTCTGCTGCTTAAATCATTAAAGGTCGAGAACCTATTGGACTTTGACTTCATGGATCCGCCTCCTCAGGAGAACATTCTTAACTCTATGTACCAACTTTGGGTGCTGGGTGCATTGAATAATGTTGGCAGCCTCACGGACCTTGGCTGGAAAATGGTTGAGTTTCCCCTTGATCCACCACTGGCGAAGATGTTACTGATGGGGGAGCAGCTGGAGTGTATAAATGAAGTGCTGACTATTGTTTCAATGCTTTCAGTTCCCTCAGTTTTCTTCCGTCCAAAGGACCGAGCAGAGGAAAGTGATGCGGCGAGGGAGAAATTCTTTGTCCCTGAATCTGATCACCTGACACTTCTAAATGTGTACCAGCAGTGGAAATCAAACCAGTACCGTGGTGACTGGTGCAACGATCACTTCTTGCATGTCAAAGGTCTCAAGAAAGCAAGGGAAGTTAGGTCCCAATTGCTGGACATTCTCAAATCCCTGCATATCCCTCTGACATCATGCGGGATGGATTGGGATGTGGTGCGGAAGGCCATATGTTCAGCATATTTCCACAATTCCGCAAGGCTGAAAGGTGTTGGAGAGTATGTGAATTGCCGCAATGGAATGCCATGCCATCTTCATCCAAGCAGTGCTCTCTATGGCTTGGGATATACACCAGATTATGTTGTCTACCATGAACTTATACTAACCACTAAGGAGTATATGCAGTGTGTAACTGCAGTTGAACCACAGTGGCTTGCGGAGTTGGGGCCTATGTTCTTCTCTGTTAAAGAGTCTGACACTTCCTTGCTTGATcacaagaagaaacaaaaggaagagaaaacggcgatggaggaggagatggagcAGCTGAGGAAAGAGAAAGCAGAAGAAGAGAGGAACAAGCTGGAGAAGGAACGCGAGAAGAGGGCCAGCCAGCAGCAGCAGGTCATAATGGCTGGACTGAACCAAGCCTCGTCTGTGTTCCGCAGACCAAAAAAGATGGGCTTGTAA
- the LOC120275173 gene encoding pre-mRNA-splicing factor ATP-dependent RNA helicase DEAH7-like isoform X2 yields MEDGEVVDINATSTTLEPDKSTRGGLCLPDKDRLTFRPPRPKSTLGLDKLASVKRGSNDERNYKVHSERQISASSSIDEYEMFGSSGLEDLTSVSEQREHSHASRRYRGAKIEEKSHLGEGHQSTSSKRLNESPQNDEPPNSRNSRTAHPQGHGKHRGKYFSTDDREHHSRQHDHKILGHKQKGPENYARKRSRHEHISRTPGRSDWDDGRWQWDDTPRHDGRDSHSISYKPNRFSPSPMLAGASPDARLVSPWLGGNTPRSAASPWDHIAPSPVPIRASGSSRKASESTSRRRMHQPTSSSVTIWEDNGVDKNNSALEQTYNITDEMRQEMDYNADRAWYDREEINTMFDADSSSIFLGDDASYQKKESELAKKLTRKDGSLMTLAQSKKLSQLTADNAQWEDRQLLRSGAVRGTEVQMEFEDEDERRVILLVHDTKPPFLDGRAVYTKQVEPVMPIKDPTSDMAIISRKGSALVRDIHEKQSMNKSRQRFWELAGSKLGDILGVEKTAEQVDADTAKVGEHGEVDFKEDAKFAQHMKEKGEAVSEFAKSRSIEQQRQYLPIFSVREELLQVVRENQVIVVVGETGSGKTTQLTQYLLEDGYTRNGIVGCTQPRRVAAMSVAKRVSEEMDTKLGDKVGYAIRFEDVTGPDTLIKYMTDGVLLRETLKDSDLDKYRVVIMDEAHERSLSTDVLFGILKKVVARRRDFKLIVTSATLNAQKFSNFFGSVPIFHIPGRTFPVNILYSKTPCEDYVEAAVKQAMTIHITSPPGDVLIFMTGQDEIEATCYALAERMEQLITSTSKAVPKLSILPIYSQLPADLQAKIFQKAEDGARKCIVATNIAETSLTVDGILYVIDTGYGKMKVYNPRMGMDALQVFPVSRAAADQRAGRAGRTGPGTCYRLYTESAYQNEMLPNPVPEIQRTNLGNVVLLLKSLKVENLLDFDFMDPPPQENILNSMYQLWVLGALNNVGSLTDLGWKMVEFPLDPPLAKMLLMGEQLECINEVLTIVSMLSVPSVFFRPKDRAEESDAAREKFFVPESDHLTLLNVYQQWKSNQYRGDWCNDHFLHVKGLKKAREVRSQLLDILKSLHIPLTSCGMDWDVVRKAICSAYFHNSARLKGVGEYVNCRNGMPCHLHPSSALYGLGYTPDYVVYHELILTTKEYMQCVTAVEPQWLAELGPMFFSVKESDTSLLDHKKKQKEEKTAMEEEMEQLRKEKAEEERNKLEKEREKRASQQQQVIMAGLNQASSVFRRPKKMGL; encoded by the exons gtTTGGATAAACTTGCTAGTGTGAAAAGGGGATCAAATGATGAAAGAAATTATAAAGTTCATAGCGAAAGACAAATTTCTGCTTCCAGTTCAATTGATGAATATGAGATGTTTGGTTCGTCTGGATTAGAAGATCTCACTAGTGTCTCAGAACAAAGGGAGCATAGTCATGCATCTCGTCGCTACCGTGGAgccaaaattgaagaaaaatcacATCTAG GCGAAGGGCATCAGTCTACTTCCAGCAAAAGGCTAAATGAGTCTCCGCAAAATGAC GAGCCACCAAATTCGAGAAATTCTCGGACTGCTCACCCTCAAGGTCATGGAAAACATAGGGGGAAATACTTTTCTACTGATGATAGAGAACATCATAGTAGACAACATGATCATAAAATACTTGGACATAAGCAGAAGGGTCCTGAGAATTATGCTAGAAAGAGGAGTCGACATGAGCATATTTCAAGGACACCTG GTAGATCTGATTGGGATGATGGAAGATGGCAATGGGATGATACTCCTCGTCACGATGGTCGTGATAGCCACTCTATTTCCTACAAGCCCAATCGTTTCTCACCATCTCCTATGCTAGCTGGGGCATCACCAGATGCACGGTTAGTGTCTCCATGGTTGGGTGGAAATACACCTCGTTCTGCAG CTTCACCGTGGGATCATATTGCTCCTTCTCCGGTGCCAATACGTGCATCGGGCTCCTCCAGAAAAGCTTCTGAGTCTACTAGTCGTCGAAGAATGCATCAGCCTACCTCTTCTTCGGTTACAATTTGGGAG GACAATGGGGTTGATAAGAACAATTCGGCACTTGAACAAACATACAACATTACAGATGAAATGCGTCAGGAAATGGATTATAACGCTGATCGGGCATG GTATGACAGAGAAGAAATTAACACGATGTTTGATGCTGATAGCTCATCAATTTTTCTCGGGGATGATGCATCATACCAGAAGAAAGAATCAGAGTTGGCGAAGAAGTTG ACTCGAAAAGATGGATCGCTAATGACCCTTGCCCAAAGTAAGAAGCTGTCACAGCTCACTGCTGATAATGCTCAATGGGAAGACCGGCAGCTTTTGAGATCTGGAGCTGTTAGAGGGACAGAGGTGCAGATGGAATTTGAGGATGAAGATGAGCGCAGAGTTATTCTGCTTGTTCATG ATACAAAGCCTCCTTTCCTTGATGGGAGGGCTGTTTACACAAAGCAGGTGGAGCCTGTCATGCCTATAAAAGATCCCACATCAGACATGGCCATAATATCACGAAAGGGTTCTGCATTGGTGAGGGATATTCATGAAAAGCAAAGCATGAACAAGTCACGGCAACGGTTCTGGGAGCTTGCAGGATCAAAACTTGGAGATATATTAGGTGTTGAGAAAACAGCTGAGCAG GTCGATGCAGATACAGCCAAAGTAGGAGAGCATGGTGAAGTTGACTTCAAGGAAGATGCAAAGTTTGCTCAGCACATGAAGGAAAAGGGTGAAGCTGTCAGTGAATTTGCTAAGTCAAGGTCCATAGAGCAACAAAGGCAATATCTACCTATATTTTCAGTCCGCGAGGAGTTGCTGCAG GTGGTCCGCGAAAATCAGGTTATTGTGGTGGTCGGTGAAACTGGTTCAGGAAAAACCACACAGCTAACACAG TACTTGCTTGAGGATGGGTATACACGGAATGGGATTGTTGGTTGTACCCAACCCAGACGTGTGGCGGCGATGAGTGTTGCAAAGCGAGTAAGTGAAGAAATGGACACTAAATTGGGTGATAAAGTCGGGTATGCCATTAGATTTGAGGATGTTACAGGACCAGACACTTTGATAAAG TACATGACAGATGGTGTACTTCTTCGAGAAACTTTGAAAGACTCTGATCTAGACAAATATCG TGTCGTTATCATGGATGAAGCGCATGAGAGGTCACTAAGTACTGATGTTTTGTTTGGTATACTGAAAAAAGTTGTCGCTCGAAGGCGTGACTTCAAGCTCATTGTTACATCAGCAACACTAAATGCCCAAAAGTTCTCCAACTTTTTCGGAAG TGTGCCAATATTTCACATTCCTGGAAGGACGTTTCCTGTGAACATATTGTACAGTAAAACACCTTGTGAAGACTATGTTGAAGCTGCAGTGAAGCAGGCTATGACAATTCACATAACCAGCCCTCCTGGTGACGTTCTCATCTTCATGACAGGACAGGATGAGATTGAAGCCACCTGTTATGCCCTCGCTGAGCGTATGGAGCAGCTAATTACATCCACCAGCAAGGCTGTGCCCAAGCTTTCCATACTGCCCATATACTCTCAGTTGCCGGCTGACCTGCAAGCTAAAATCTTCCAGAAAGCTGAGGATGGGGCTCGCAAATGCATTGTGGCAACCAACATTGCAGAGACATCTTTAACAGTGGATGGAATCCTGTATGTAATAGACACAGGTTACGGCAAAATGAAAGTCTACAACCCGAGGATGGGTATGGATGCACTCCAAGTTTTTCCAGTCAGCCGAGCAGCAGCTGATCAGCGGGCTGGGAGAGCAGGCAGAACTGGTCCAGGCACATGCTATCGTTTGTACACAGAATCGGCCTACCAAAATGAAATGCTCCCAAACCCTGTTCCGGAAATCCAGAGGACCAACCTTGGTAATGTTGTTCTGCTGCTTAAATCATTAAAGGTCGAGAACCTATTGGACTTTGACTTCATGGATCCGCCTCCTCAGGAGAACATTCTTAACTCTATGTACCAACTTTGGGTGCTGGGTGCATTGAATAATGTTGGCAGCCTCACGGACCTTGGCTGGAAAATGGTTGAGTTTCCCCTTGATCCACCACTGGCGAAGATGTTACTGATGGGGGAGCAGCTGGAGTGTATAAATGAAGTGCTGACTATTGTTTCAATGCTTTCAGTTCCCTCAGTTTTCTTCCGTCCAAAGGACCGAGCAGAGGAAAGTGATGCGGCGAGGGAGAAATTCTTTGTCCCTGAATCTGATCACCTGACACTTCTAAATGTGTACCAGCAGTGGAAATCAAACCAGTACCGTGGTGACTGGTGCAACGATCACTTCTTGCATGTCAAAGGTCTCAAGAAAGCAAGGGAAGTTAGGTCCCAATTGCTGGACATTCTCAAATCCCTGCATATCCCTCTGACATCATGCGGGATGGATTGGGATGTGGTGCGGAAGGCCATATGTTCAGCATATTTCCACAATTCCGCAAGGCTGAAAGGTGTTGGAGAGTATGTGAATTGCCGCAATGGAATGCCATGCCATCTTCATCCAAGCAGTGCTCTCTATGGCTTGGGATATACACCAGATTATGTTGTCTACCATGAACTTATACTAACCACTAAGGAGTATATGCAGTGTGTAACTGCAGTTGAACCACAGTGGCTTGCGGAGTTGGGGCCTATGTTCTTCTCTGTTAAAGAGTCTGACACTTCCTTGCTTGATcacaagaagaaacaaaaggaagagaaaacggcgatggaggaggagatggagcAGCTGAGGAAAGAGAAAGCAGAAGAAGAGAGGAACAAGCTGGAGAAGGAACGCGAGAAGAGGGCCAGCCAGCAGCAGCAGGTCATAATGGCTGGACTGAACCAAGCCTCGTCTGTGTTCCGCAGACCAAAAAAGATGGGCTTGTAA